A region of the Ammospiza nelsoni isolate bAmmNel1 chromosome 14, bAmmNel1.pri, whole genome shotgun sequence genome:
GTCATTGCTAAACTGACTTTCCTAGGAGGAGGGAAAACCAACAACTGACTGCCCATCATTTGAAAGAAAGATCTCTGGTAATGTTGTGTATTGCAGTAAACTGACAGAAAATGCACCAAACCCTCATGACATGTtcagcaagaaaagcaaagctcttGCTTCCTGATCCTTCAGTCAAAGCCTGAAGTCATATCTGTGCATCACTCTCTCTGTGTCCTAAACATTTTGGACTGGACTGCAGTGCCAGTGTCAGCTCTTCTCTCATGCCAGACTTCATCCCTCTTCCCTCTGTAACGTTGAGTACATCACTGCACTTTTAAACATTCACAGTGTGGCCAAGAGCTGCAGTTGGGGACCACATGTCCTTTGAGAATATTGAGAAAAGCAGATGctgaatggaaaataaaaagaacttcAGATAACATAGTTCTGGGAAGTCAAATCATCCCAGAGTAGTTTTCTTTATAGGTGGAAAgttgttaagaaaaaaaattctttagaaAAAATTCAGCATCTGGCTATGTGTGGCTAGTGAAATCTGCTAACCCAGGTGCTCCTTTGCTGAGGCACCACTCTGTTTAGGCCTGATTTAGTAAAGGGATAAACAAAACCAGAGTGTCtcaactgcagcagcagcaagcaaaCCACTGTCAGTCCTGCTTTTGGAACCCAAGCCACAGGAACTGATTCACAGGGATCATTCAGGGACTGGATGAGCCACTGCACTGGGCTGTAGCAGTCACTGCCTGGTGCAGTTCTCTTCCCTCTGGAGAGGGGAACCCAAGTATAGGGAGAAATTTGGTGGCCTGCAGGACACAGGCAGAGCACCGTACATGAAATTCAGGAATGCAACTTGCATGTTTGACAGCTGTATTTGTGTAAATGCCCTTTTAGCTTTCAGGCATCCAAAGTACTAAACCCACTTATTTGCAGTGATTTGTTTCCATTCAGGCAAACACAAATGACTGTCCTTCATGACTCACATTGCCcaggagctggccatgtcctACCTCACTTAGACTATACCTCTTTAGATGAAAAATGATGATCTGTGGTGCCTTGGTTATGGAGGCTGTTACTGTTGCATCTTGGTTGCTTCCACACCAGTGGCAGTAGATTTGGTTGTTCCGAGTCAGTGTGTCTGGCTGAAAAAAGCATTCCAGGCAGTCctgtcaaaggaaaaaaatccaatcaTCACTTGATTGAACACATCTCCCTCCACCCAAAGAGGTGCTAAGCAATATAAGAGATGAATTTGCTCCCCCTAACTGAAGTGTGATGCAGCAAGGCTGACATCACAAATTCACAAGACAAAGCAGCCAGCATTGGCTTCCATTCTCCCCACCAAGGCAGAAATACTTGGATGATTGGAATAAAACCTTCACGGGTGCTATTGAATAATCTTAATATCCTTCATCCCCTGGCAACTCTTGAGCATTGCTCTTGTAACCTTACCAGCCTCCATGGTTCTGAGACCAGTAAAGACATCCCACTTCTCTAGGGACAGATCCAAGACACTCTGTAAGTGCCCAGGAGACCAAAGTAACTAAAGCAAGCCCTGCATTTTTCCAATAAAAGTTATTAGTCTAAGCCTCTACTCCCAGCtgaagcagaaagcagcaggaaggtgCTGGCTGTTGTACCTGCAGAGAGCACACTCTGGTggaggggatgggcagggagaggacGGTGAAGCTCTCGGGTTTGTCACTGAGGGCTTTGCAAGTCAGACACCTGATGGCATAACTGAGCTGTCCCTCAAATAAGTGTGCTACAATAGATGTGCCACTGCTACTCCTTGTGcttgctcctgcagcagagctccgTCTTTCTTGGCTTGGCtatacagaaggaaaaagattGACAAAATGTAGATAAGCAATTGTTTTGTTAAGTGCCTTCAACTGGGTTTTAGTAGGTGCTGCCCACTCCCTGGGTTGATCAGTTGTTAGTCTTGCCACAGAACATGGCTCTAAAATGCTGTTACTTTACTTGATGGTTCATACATATAGACTAAGATTGATTCAttttctgagagaaaagtaacaaaaatacaacaattCAGACATTTGATAGCATTAATTGCTTGAAAAGCTCTTTATCAGTGGCTCTGGAGGGGAGAAAGTCATGGGTGCATGGCAGACGTGAAGTTTTCAGGCAGATGAGAAAGTGGAAGAACATTAACTgtggaaggagaaaggagaggcagaggTTAGGACAGTGAAGCTACACCAGCATTGTCATTTAGATGGGGCTGCAATTTGATGGAGCATTAGACAAGAAGCAAATTAATAATTGTGTGTCCATGGGTCTGAAATAAAGGTAGAAAAGGAAAGTTATTAGTGGCCCCATCATAGAGTTCAGAAGAGGATGATAGGCAATTATTACATGGAATGCCAAGTCATGAAATGCAGAGGAAACAGCTGTAGTTCCCAAAACACCACAGCTGGGCTCTCACCTGCTTGAAAGCCTCATGGAGGTCATCCAGCACACAGATGAGGAACTCCTGTGCATCATGCTGAGTCTTGCTGCTAAAAGCTGGGTGCCGCTTCCCAAAGACAGAGTGAAAAGCCTCAGGAGAAACAAAGTCAAACTCTCCAAGCCACATGTCAGACACCAAACAGCCAAAGGCAGTCGCAGGCTCTCCGATCTCCCTTGGAAAAAAGGGGAGAGTTTCAGGTGATGGATGAAAAAAGAGTGCCTGCCTTCAAATGGGAGCACAATACAGAAACTGAGAAAACAGATGCTGGTACAGTACAGCTTTGGCAGCTGTCACTTGGCTTGAGGGACTCTGCAGATCCCAGAAAGTGGTAGGAATCATGATCAAGACAACAGTAACAGGTATTACCATCAATATGGGAAGAAAAGTATCATGCTGAAGGACCAGCAAGGAAAAGGGCTGGGCTCTCAAAGGAGAAGGAAACCAGCTGGTGGTCAATCTGACTGGAACTGCCTGGGGGAAGCTGGCAGGTGCCTTGGACGTTCTCATGGCAACACATATCCTTTGGCAGTAAAATAGTGCCAAGCAGAGAGCCCTCAGTACTGAGAACAAACTGACTCActggtgcagggctgtgttccACTTCCCTGAGAGGAAATACTGCACGAGCGGGGTGAGGCTGCAGAGGCACTGCAGCACTGCGTTCATGTAGCACGTGTTCTCCAGGTT
Encoded here:
- the USP50 gene encoding inactive ubiquitin carboxyl-terminal hydrolase 50; amino-acid sequence: MAWKWKYSPREQLEDMSSLHPGLTGLQNLENTCYMNAVLQCLCSLTPLVQYFLSGKWNTALHQEIGEPATAFGCLVSDMWLGEFDFVSPEAFHSVFGKRHPAFSSKTQHDAQEFLICVLDDLHEAFKQVRAQLQERRSSAAGASTRSSSGTSIVAHLFEGQLSYAIRCLTCKALSDKPESFTVLSLPIPSTRVCSLQDCLECFFQPDTLTRNNQIYCHWCGSNQDATVTASITKAPQIIIFHLKRFAWQDKNRRKLSTTVCYPFSDLDLSPYISTSCNNNTEYSLCAVVNHAGDLDYGHYTAFCKHSITQHWYSFDDAQVTKIPDSAVQADTAYLLFYISQGY